From the genome of Miscanthus floridulus cultivar M001 chromosome 10, ASM1932011v1, whole genome shotgun sequence, one region includes:
- the LOC136489808 gene encoding subtilisin-like protease SBT1.7: MWCPHVSGLAALLQSVQPEWSPATVRSVLMAMGPQPTLGTPTVWVALAGCGDGQDNHVVRLRRGVGHIDPVWPLDPVLMCELGTSDYVDSPCALKYSSTMIAALARSREYACAENKTYSLGSQLPVLLGGLLDGGGTRSTTDAHEETESLTNVGGAGTYKVSTSSLAATKCVAVEPTELEFKSVGEKRCRVRFTPKSLPSGATGFRGIFWLHRKNSVDG; the protein is encoded by the coding sequence ATGTGGTGCCCGCACGTGAGCGGGCTCGCCGCGCTACTCCAGAGCGTGCAACCGGAGTGGAGCCCTGCCACCGTGCGCTCGGTGCTGATGGCCATGGGTCCACAGCCTACGCTGGGTACTCCGACGGTGTGGGTCGCCCTTGCTGGATGCGGCGACGGGCAGGACAACCACGTCGTTCGACTACGGCGCGGCGTGGGGCACATAGACCCCGTGTGGCCACTGGACCCGGTTCTGATGTGCGAGCTGGGCACCAGCGACTACGTGGACTCTCCGTGCGCGCTCAAGTACAGCTCCACCATGATCGCCGCCTTGGCGCGGAGCCGAGAGTACGCGTGCGCCGAGAACAAGACCTACTCCTTGGGCAGCCAGCTACCCGTCCTTCTCGGTGGTCTACTCGATGGCGGCGGGACCCGATCGACCACCGACGCACACGAGGAAACTGAGTCGCTAACCAACGTGGGCGGGGCTGGCACGTACAAGGTGTCGACATCTTCGCTCGCCGCCACCAAGTGCGTGGCCGTGGAGCCGACGGAGCTGGAGTTCAAGTCGGTGGGGGAGAAGAGATGCAGGGTGAGGTTCACGCCCAAGTCGCTGCCGTCGGGCGCCACCGGTTTCAGGGGGATCTTTTGGTTGCACAGGAAGAACAGCGTGGATGGATGA